In Bacteroidales bacterium, a single genomic region encodes these proteins:
- a CDS encoding NTP transferase domain-containing protein, which produces MKIIIPMAGMGKRMRPHTLTVPKPLINIAGKPIVQRLVEGLKTLVNEKIEEIAFVIGDFGKEVEEQLLEIAKGVGSKGKIYYQNQALGTAHAIYCANESISGKVIVAFADTLFHTTHKMDTSKDGIIWVHNVEDPSAFGVVKTNEVGEVVNFVEKPKTPVSNQAIVGVYYFKNGELLSSEIKKLIDNKIVVNGEYQLTDVLENMMKNGYHFSVYNVEEWLDCGNKDATVHTNERILDFAPNGSLISSDLEQENSIIIQPCYIGKNVSIKGSIVGPHVSIGEGTSICNSIVSNSIIQSNCKISNANIDNSMVGNYVEYSERYKELNIGDFTVITQ; this is translated from the coding sequence ATGAAAATTATTATTCCAATGGCGGGCATGGGAAAGCGAATGAGACCACATACGTTAACTGTTCCCAAACCGCTTATAAATATTGCAGGAAAGCCAATTGTGCAGCGACTTGTAGAAGGTTTGAAAACCTTAGTTAATGAAAAAATTGAAGAAATAGCTTTTGTTATTGGCGATTTTGGCAAAGAAGTAGAGGAACAACTATTAGAAATTGCAAAAGGTGTTGGATCAAAAGGAAAAATTTATTATCAAAATCAAGCTCTTGGAACAGCGCATGCTATCTATTGTGCAAACGAATCCATTAGCGGAAAAGTGATAGTGGCTTTTGCGGATACATTGTTTCATACCACGCATAAAATGGACACATCTAAAGATGGAATTATTTGGGTGCATAATGTTGAAGACCCATCAGCTTTTGGTGTTGTGAAAACAAATGAGGTTGGAGAGGTTGTGAATTTTGTAGAAAAACCTAAAACTCCTGTTTCAAATCAGGCAATTGTTGGTGTTTACTATTTTAAAAATGGCGAATTATTATCCTCTGAAATTAAAAAATTAATAGATAATAAAATTGTAGTTAATGGTGAGTATCAGCTAACGGATGTGCTTGAAAATATGATGAAAAACGGGTATCATTTTTCAGTTTATAATGTTGAAGAATGGCTCGATTGCGGAAATAAAGATGCAACAGTTCATACAAATGAAAGAATCTTGGATTTTGCTCCAAACGGAAGCCTTATTTCATCTGATTTAGAACAGGAAAATTCTATAATTATTCAACCTTGCTATATAGGCAAAAATGTTAGCATAAAAGGGAGTATTGTTGGTCCGCATGTGTCAATAGGCGAGGGAACATCTATTTGTAATAGCATTGTGTCTAATTCGATAATTCAGTCAAATTGTAAAATATCAAATGCAAATATTGATAATTCTATGGTTGGAAATTATGTTGAATACAGCGAGCGCTACAAAGAATTAAATATCGGAGATTTTACTGTAATTACACAATAA
- the dut gene encoding dUTP diphosphatase, giving the protein MKVKIVNKSNNPLPAYETAFSAGMDLRAFLENDIILAPMQRTLVPTGIYISLPESYEAQVRPRSGLAIKSGITVLNTPGTIDSDYRGEVKVILINLSSENFTIKNGDRIAQMIISKHEQVRWETVAELDDTERGEGGFGHTGKK; this is encoded by the coding sequence ATGAAAGTAAAAATTGTAAATAAAAGCAATAATCCTTTGCCTGCGTATGAAACAGCGTTTTCTGCTGGTATGGATTTGAGGGCTTTTTTAGAAAACGACATTATTCTTGCTCCAATGCAAAGAACATTAGTGCCTACAGGAATTTACATCTCGCTGCCAGAGAGCTATGAGGCACAAGTGAGACCTCGCAGTGGACTCGCAATTAAAAGCGGAATAACTGTTTTAAATACTCCCGGAACAATAGATAGCGACTATCGTGGGGAAGTTAAAGTTATTTTGATTAATTTGTCATCTGAGAATTTTACAATTAAAAATGGAGATAGGATCGCCCAAATGATTATTTCAAAGCACGAACAAGTACGCTGGGAAACAGTTGCAGAACTAGATGATACTGAGCGTGGCGAAGGCGGTTTTGGACATACTGGTAAAAAATAA